Part of the uncultured Anaeromusa sp. genome is shown below.
CTGCCGGAAGTAACCGATATTCTGCCTGTTCCCGGCGTAACGCCGCAAGATTTGCTGCTCCTTGCCGCGCAAGGAGAAAGCAGCTCTGAGCATCCGCTGGCGCAGGCCATCGTCCGCCACGCCCGCACCCAAGAGCTGCCACTGCAGTCTCCGGCATCCTTTCGCGCGATTCCCGGTTTTGGCATTGAAGCCGTAACCGTTGAAGGCAAGCAGCTTTTTCTAGGTACGCGTCAATGGCTTCTTGCTCAACAAATCGATACTGCACCGCTAGAGCAAGTCATGCGCGAACTAGAAGACCAGGGAAAAACCGTAATCTTAGCCGCCCAGAGCGAGCAGCTTCTTGGACTCATCGCGCTGGCGGACACGCTCAAAGAACATTCCGCCGCTACCGTCGCCGCTTTACAGGATATGGGCCTTGAGGTTTGGATGCTCAGCGGCGACAATACCCGCACCGCCAACCATGTAGCCGCCGCTCTCGGCATCAAACATGTCCTGGCGGAAGTTCTGCCGGAAAATAAGGCGGCTGAAGTGGCCAAGCTGCAACAGCTCGGCCATGTCGTTGGCATGGTGGGCGACGGTATTAACGATGCGCCAGCGCTTGCCCGCGCTGACATTGGCTTTGCCATCGGCACCGGTACGGACGTAGCCATGGAAGCGGCGGACATCACTCTTATCAGTGGTGATTTGCACGGTATCATTCAGGCCATACGTCTCAGCCGCGCTACCTTGCGCAACATCAAGCAAAATCTCTTTTGGGCGCTGTTCTACAATTCCATTTGCATTCCCGCTGCCGCTGCCGGCTTTTTATCTCCCATTATGGCTGGGGCCGCTATGTCTTTTAGCTCTATTTCCGTAGTATTGAACGCGCTGCGCCTTAAAAAAAGCAAGTGGTAAACCACCTGCCTCATTCATCTCTTGTTTTTTTATCCCGGCTGCAGCATAATTATAAAGAGAAAGCCTGCCCAAAAGGGAGGCCGCTTATTTTTCTATGAATACGAGGTGTACTATGATCCGTATTGGAATTTTACAACTAACCCAAATGTTGGATGATGCCGTCGAAGGCTTCCAAGAAGGACTCCAGGTCTTGAACGTAAAGGCGGAGTTTATTTATCGCAACGCTGACGGCCAGCCTTCCCGGCTGCCTCAGTTAGCAGCAGAGCTGGCGGCAGCCGACGTAAGCTTGATCTTCGCCTGCACCACTCCGTCCGCCTTGGCGGCGATTGCTCTGCCCGAAGATATCCCTGTCGTCTACACGCCTGTATTTGATCCCGTCGGCGCCGGTCTGGCCGCCTCTCTCGAGAAGCCTGGCGGTAACGCTACCGGTGTTTCCGGCATGGTTTCAGCCGCTGAGAAAATCACTTTTATGCGCCGGTTGCTGCCCAACCTAGCTCGTCTGGGCATTTTATTCCACGCTCACGATGCTAACGCGCAGCTGGAAATGAAGCATTTCCGCCAGGCGGCATCCGCTGCAGACCTGTGCTGCGTAGAAATCCCTCTGGAAAAAGCCGAAGATATCTCTTCCTTGCCGCAGTTGCTGCCGGAAGATTTGGACGCGATCTTTTTACCCATCGGCAAGGCCCTTGAGGATAATTTCGCCTCCATTGTCTACTACACCGATACGTTAGCTTTGCCTATTGTCGCTTCCCATGCCCCCAACGTTCCTGCCGGCGCTTTAGGCGCTCTTGTTGCGGACCACCGCCAACTAGGAAAAGCCTGCGCTGCCAAAGCCGCTGCCATTCTCGCCGGAACTCCGGCTGGCAGCATTCCTGTGGATATCGTGAAAGAACCTCATGTTTTGTTAAATTCCTTTGCCGCCCTAAATCTTGGCGTGGATCTCGCGGCCGACCTACAGGCGGAAGCACGGGAAATTTTCGAATAAACTCAACCTCCTTGGGGTGAGATTGTTGAAAGATATGGAGAGATGAAAAAGATGGAACTGACTCGTCAAAGCGTGGAAATTCTTGCCCCTGTCGGCAACTGGGACGTACTGGAGGCCGCCATCGGCGCCGGAGCGGATGCCGTATATCTCGGAGGCAAGCGCTTCAATATGCGTATGCATCGCACCGACACCAATTTCGATGATGAAAAGCTGGCCCGGGCCATTGCCTACGCCCATGAACGAAACGTCAAACTATACGTAACTGTAAACAATTTAATCAGCGACCGGGAAATGCCGGGCATGCGCCAATACCTGGAACTATTGCAAAAACTGCAGCCTGACGCCCTGATTGTACAAGACCTCTCCATTCTGCAGTTGGCCAAGGAAACCGGTTTTACGGTTCCCTTGCACGCCTCGGTCATGATGAATACCCATAACGAGCACGCAGTGCGGCAATTGCAAGCTTACGGCCTCACCCGCGTGGTTACCAACCGGGAAATGACGCTGGATCAGCTGCGCCTTCTTAAAGAACGCACAGGCATTGAAATTGAGTACTTCATTCACGGAGACATGTGCATCGCCCAAAGCGGTCAATGCATTCACTCCGGCGTACTCTTCGGGCAAAGTTCCAACCGCGGCCGCTGCCTCAAGCCCTGCCGCTGGCCTTATCAGCTAGTCGACGCCCAAAGCGGCGACGTATTGGAGTCCGGCGAACAAGGCCCTTACAAACTAGCCTTAAAAGATATGTGCCTATATAATCACCTGCCGGAACTCATTCAAGCCGGCGTTTGCTCCTTTAAAATTGAAGGGCGCATGCGTACCGCCGACTTTGTGAGCAATATCGTCCATCTCTACAGCAGCGCAATTGATCGTTATTTTAACGATCCCACAGGCTATTACTTAACCGAAAAAGAGTGGCAGGAAATGCAGGAAAACCGTTCCCGCGACCTTTCCACCTGCTATTCCTTCGGCAACCCCGGCGCCGCCGCCATCGGCTACACAGGCGAACGAGAGCCGCGTTTTTTCAGTCAAGCCGTTGTGGAACCAGGCCTTGATACGCCGATAGCTTTGCCAAAACAGCAAATGGCCGCTGATTTTCCTCATCAGCCTACGCTGTCCGTGCGCGTAGCTGACCGCGCCGCTGCGTCAGAAGCTTTGGAAAACGGCGCCAACACCTTGTATGTAGGCGGTGAAAGCTTCCTGCCACACCGGCCTTGGACGAAAGAAAATTTAAAAGCCCTGGCCCAAGAAGCGCATACGGCAAACGCTAAAGTGGTTGTTGCCGCCCCCCGTATTACCTTGGAACGAGAGTGCAGTGAATGGTCTCATTTGTTCAAACAGGCCGCGGAGTTAGGCCTTGACGGCCTGATGGTCAGCAGCATCGGCATGCTTCGTTTGGCGAACGAGCACGCTTCCTTGCCGATCTATGGCGATCTTTCTTTGAATCTGTTTAACGGCGTTACCGCCAAGTGGCTGCAAGACAACGGCCTGCGCCAAGGAACCGTCTCCGCGGAAGCCACTTGTGAACAGATTTGGGATCTTTGCCAGCACACCCCCTTGCCGCTGGAAATGATTATCCACGGACCTTTGGAAGCTATGGTCATGGACCACCATTTGCCGGAAGCCATTCTTGGCCTGGAAAAAGCAGACGTTGACCGCTCCTACGGACTGCTGGACACAGCCGGACAGATTCACCCCATTGCCATCGATCAGTATGAGCGCAATCATGTTCTCTTCGCTAAAGATCTTTGCCTGCTGCCTTTCCTGCCAGCGCTGACCTCTGTCGGCAGCTACCGCATTGAAGGCCAGCATTACACCCCGGCTTTGGTGGGACAAATCACCAAAACGTACCGCAACGAGCTCGACGAACTCGCGGCTAAAAAAGACGCTTATGCACTCTCCTCTGATGCCGTAACCGCTCTGAGCGCAGCCAGCCCAAGACCCTTGGGCATTGGCGCTTTCCGTTACCGCATTTCCCGGTAAATTCAGAGGAACGAGTCTTTAAACAAGAGTAAAGGGAGTAATCGGAGGGCACGAATGAGGGTTGTGAAAGATATATAACCAAAGAGGCCGGCCCGTTTACGGGTCGGCTGCCGTACATAAACCCACTGCTTTCATGAGAGCGCCGAATCAAGGCCGTTTTAGCGTGAGCTGCGAATAAAGTAGTGGTTCCTTAAAAGAAAGGTGGTTGTTTTATGAGTCAGTTCATCGGTCCCGAGGAAATTCTTCGCAAAAAGAAAGAATATATGATTCCTTGTGTCTATCATTTTTTCCAGGAGCCCATGCAGCTGGTACGTGGCAGCATGCAGCATCTTTACGACCAAAACGGTAAAGAATACTTGGATTGTTTTGCCGGAGTCTCTGTTGTTAACTGCGGCCACTGCAATCCGGACATCACCAAAGAAATCTGCAAGCAGGTGGAAACGCTCCAGCATACCTGTACCATTTATCTTACCGAGCCTATTGTCAATTTAGCGGAGTCCTTGGCGCAAGTAACGCCTGGGGAATTGCAAAAGACTTTCTTTTGTTCCTCCGGCACGGAAGCCAATGAAGGCGCCGCTCTGTTGGCAACCCTACATACAAACCACCATGAATTCATCGCCCTGCGGCAAGGCCTTCACGGCCGCACAAAGCTGACCATGAGTCTTACCGGCATCGGCATGTGGCGTACTGATCCTTCCCCTGTGGGGGGCATCCATTTTGCGCCTAACGCCTATTGCTACCGCTGTCCTTTAGGCAAGCGCCATCCCGAATGCAATCTGGCCTGCGCTGACGAGATAGAAAATGTCATCAAGTTTTCCACGTCCGGACAAGTCGCCGCCTTCTTCGCCGAACCCATCCAGGGCAACGGCGGCATCATCACGCCGCCTGCCGGATATTTCCAGCGCGTTAAGGAAATTCTGGACCATTACGGCATTCTTCTTGTCATGGATGAAGTGCAAACCGGTTTTGGCCGCACTGGCAAATGGTTTGCCTGCGAGCACTATGGCATTAATCCGGATATTATGACCATGGCGAAAGCGCTGGGCAACGGCACTCCTGTGGGAGCCTTCACCGCCACCGCCGCTGTCGCCGACAGCTATACCCGCCCCGGCGCCTCCACGCTAGGAGGCAATCCCGTGACTGCCACGGCTTCGTTGGCTACCTTGCGCTATCTCAAGGAGCATAATCTGCCTGAACGCGCCGCCAAGCTTGGGGCTTACCTAAAAAAAGGACTCCAAGAGCTGCAGCAGCGCCATCCCGCTATCGGCGATGTACGCGGTTTGGGCTTGATGCTGGGCGCAGAAATTATCCTGCCTGACGGCTCTGCCGCTGGCGACTGGGTGGACGCTATTTTAGAAGACCTCAAAAACAAAGGCTTCTTGATTGGCAAAAACGGCCCTGGCCGTAATGTCCTGGCCTTCCAGCCTCCTCTGGTTATCGAGGAAAGGGACCTCGCCCGGCTTCTCGACGCCCTGGATGACTCGCTTGCAAAAATCTGCAGCTGAGGACAGGAACGGGACGCAGAGTAACTGAGAGAAGCCAGAGTAAACCAGAGAAAGACATGAAATATAATATAATTTCTGGTATATAAAAGATTTCTATGTAAAAAGCCCGCTTGGACCATGCGCAACGCAGCGTCCAGGCGGGCTTTTACTATTTACTTTTAGGAGTACCAATGTCCATGCTGATATCCAAGGCCTGCACACTGTGCGTCAAAGCTCCTGCTGAGATAAAATCCACCCCGGTTGCCGCTACTGCCGCCAAGCGCTCTTCACTCAAACCGCCAGAGGCTTCTAAGATCGCCCTGCCCTTAGCCAGACGCACCGCTTCAATCATCATTGCATCTCCAATATTATCGAGCATAATAATGTCCGCACCGGCGCTCAAAGCCTCGTCCAGGCCTGCCAGATCTTCCACTTCCACCTCCACTTTCAAGGTATGTGGAGCTCCCGCCTTAGCCAAACGCACTGCTTTGGCAACACCACCGGCGATTTTGATATGATTGTCTTTAATCAGCACCCCGTCAAATAACCCCATTCGGTGATTGGCCCCACCACCAAGACGCACCGCCTGTTTTTGCAGTTGGCGCAATCCTGGCAGCGTTTTTCTCGTATCCGTCAAGCGCGCCTTTGTCCCATGCAGAAGTTTCTGCCACCGCGCTGTTTTTGTCGCAATGCCGCTCAAATGCTGCAACAGGTTAAGCGCCAGCCTCTCACCGCTCAGTAAAGCCCGAGCACTCCCTGAAATTTCCGCCAACAACACACCTGCCTGCACCTCCTCACCATCGGACACTAAACACCGGAACTGCACTTCCGGATCCAGCAAACGAAAAACTTCTGCTGCCGCTTCCAAACCGGCAATTACCCCCGGCTCTTTCGCATGAATAATGGCGGTTACCTGCTGTCCGGCAACCAAGAGTTCCGAAGTTATATCACCACTGCCCAAATCTTCTTCCAGCCACACCTGCAGCATACTTCTCAATTGCAATTTTTGCATATTTTCCCTCCTTTGCGACGCCACTTCACAACCTGGTGCTTTCCTACAGCTTTTTTCTCCTCAAAATCTAAGCGATAATGACAGCCTCGGCTTTCCTTACGCCACAGGGCGGCTTGCACCACTAGGCGGCCAAGGGTAAAGAGATTGCAAGTTTCTGCATCTTCCACAGTTAACGGCTCTGCTGCATCCAAACTAACGGCATTGCTCATAAACCACTGCAAGCCTGAAGAAAGTGAGTTTTTTTCTCGTTCCACGCCGGCATGGCTTTCCATACACGCGCTGATTTGCTCTCTCCAGATCAGGGAGTCTGCCAGTGCAGGCCGCTCCTGCCGATACGCAAGAGCAGCCCTAACGATAGGACGCCGTGCTTCCCAGGCGGCCGCGGCCGCCACACTCCCGCCAAAGACGATCCCTTCCAGCAGCGAATTACTGGCTAAGCGATTGGCGCCGTGCAACCCGCTGCAAGCTACTTCGCCGCAGGCATATAGTCCAGGCAGGCTCGTCTTGCCCTGCAAATCAATGCGAATCCCACCCATCCAGTAATGCGCCGCCGGTGCAACCGGCAAGGACTCTTGGCAAGGATCCAATCCTAAGCGACGACAAGCCGCATAAATACCAGGAAATCGAACCGAAAAACCACTTACTTGCGTCGTGTCCAAAACTACATCCTGCTTTTTCTTGCAACGGCGATAAATGGCTCGCGCCACAATATCCCGCGGGGCCAGCTCGCCCAAAGCATGCTCTTGCAGCATAAACCGGTCCCTTTTGCCATCAAGGAGCGGCGCCCCTTCACCACGTACCGCTTCTGAGATGAGAAAGGACGGCAGCCCCGGAACCGCAAGCGCCGTGGGATGAAACTGCATGAACTCCAAATCCTTCAAACACACACCTGCTCGATAGGCCATCGCCACGCCGTCTCCGGTAGCTCCTTCAGGATTGGTAGTATACCGGTAAAGCTGCCCTGCGCCGCCGGTTGCTAAAATAGTCACTCCTGCGGCCACCGTCAGCATTTCGCCCATTGGGCCTGCTTGTGCTAAAACACCGCGGCAGCGCCCGTCAGTCACCAATAAATCAAGAGCCATGCACTGTGTGCGTACCTGAATGAGCGGCTCTTTCTGCACACGCTGCCACAAAGCTCGCACAATGCCAGCCCCTGTAGCATCTCCATCAATGTGCATAATCCGGTGACGCCGATGCCCGCCTTCCCGCCCCAGACGCCAGCTATTCTGGTTGGCATCAAAAGCAACCCCGGCCGCAGCTAACGCCGCAATCGCTTCCGGCCCCTGGTCCGTCACTAACTGGGCCACTGTTTTATTGCACAAATCGCCGCCAGCCGCCAAGGTGTCTTGATTATGCAGTTCCGGAAAATCGTCTGCCCCCACAGCAGCCGCAATGCCTCCCTGTGCATGATGACTGTTGCTGTCAGTTACTTCCCCTTTAGCCATAAGCATGACCCGACAACCGCTGCGGGCCAGCTTCAATGCCGTCCAAAGTCCTGCTACGCCAGCCCCTACGATCAGGCAAGGAGTTTCCAGACAGTCAAGCTGTGTCGTGTCAAAATTCCGCAAATAACGTCTGTTCATCTCAGCTCAACTCCAACATACGCTGCAAGCTCTGCAGCGCCGGCTGACGCACTGCAGGAGTTACCGCTACCGCGGGCTTCATATTTTTCAAAGCCGCCCGCACAGAACGCAGCGAGGTCTTTTTCATATTAGGGCAAAAAAGCTTAGACGTAGCTAAATAAAACTTTTTTTCTGGGCACGCTTGCTGCAGGCGGTGCAGCACCCCTTCTTCGGTCACAATCAAAAATTCTTCCGCCGTGCTGTTTTCTGCAAAACGAATCATGCCTGCCGTACTTGTTATCTGGTCAGCTGCCGCCAGCACCTCTGGGCGGCATTCCGGATGTGCCAACACCAATGCCTGGGGATATGCCTTTTTCGCCGCCTGCAGATCGCCCATGCGCACTTTTGCATGGGTGTTGCACCAGCCTGGCCACAATTCAAGTTCGCGTCCTGTCTGCGCCGCGACATATGCACCCAAGTTACGATCTGGTAAAAACAAAACTTTCTCTTCTTTGGGCAAAGAAGCAACTACCTGCACCGCATTAGCCGAAGTACAGCACACATCGCTCAGCGCCTTCACCACAGCCGAAGTATTGACATAGGCAACCACCTTCGCCTGCGGATGCGCTTCTTTCCATTGAACCAGTTGTTCCTCTCCAACCATGTCCGCCATCGGGCAGCCTGCGCTCGATTCAGGCAAAAGCACCGTTTTCTCCGGTGCTAATAAGGCAGCGCTCTCCGCCATAAAATGCACACCACAAAGGACAATAACCTCCGCCTCGGTCCTAGCGGCAGCCTTGGCCAATTCCAGTGAGTCGCCAACTATATCAGCTACATCCTGCACTTCCGGCCATTGATAATAGTGCGCTAAAATGATTGCCTGCCTCTGTTTTTTCAGGTCCTGGATTTCTTGAACTATAGCCTCCATTTTTTTGCCCTTCCTTCATTTCCTTTATGTCTTGTCACTTGTCTTGTCATTGTTTCTTATTATAAAAGCTTGCTTTCCAAGAAGCAAGCTTTTATAATTTATTGGTTTTCTCTGTGTTCTGTTACACCAGTTTTCTTGTTCGTCCTCTTTCCCTATATCAGCAGGTTTTAAGATACAGACAGCGAATTATTCCAACAAGAACTGACTACAAAGGAGGTCCCCTGATGAAACAAGCCTGCTTTGCTTTTTTACTGCTTGCCTGTCTGAGCGTATTCCCTGCAACGAAGGCCAACGCTTTCTTTCAAGTCGTTCCTCAAGCTTTCGCCGAAACCCCTAAAGGCAGCGCTTTCATCCCTCAGCTGCAGCGAACCCAGCGGCCTAAGCTGGAATTTCAAATCAACCAATTGCTGCTGCTGGAAGTACAAAAAGACTGGGAAGAGTATCAGTTGGAAATCCACCGCATGACCGCCGACGGCCAGCTTCCTTTGGAATACAACCAACGCAGCCATTTTTTCTCGGAATACTATGTAGCCTATAATGGCGCCGATTTACTTAGCCTTACCCAAAAAAGCTACGCAATTTTTGACGCTTCTCCTGACCTGGTTAAGTTTCATACCATGACCTTGCGCTATCAAAACGGGCAGGTTTTAGAATTAAAAGATTTATTTATTCCCCAAGCCGCCTATCGTGACCGTCTCGAACAATGGATTCGGGACGACATTAACCGACGCAGCGGCTCGCACTGGGACTTCCGAGGAATAACCAATCAAAAGTCTTTCTACTTGACCCCCGAAGGGCTTGTGCTTTACTACGAACCCTGTGAAATCAGTCCTGCCAGCGATGGCATCCTGCGTTTTGTCGTCCCCTTCGACGCCCTCAAGGACATCTTGGTTCCCGAACTGGCCTTGGACAATTAATGTTTTAGATTTCTTCCCAGCCAAGAACTTCCGTAATTCCTAGTCCAGAGGCCTCTGAGAGCAGAATTTGATTGCCAGCGTAGGAGACGCCGCCCACTACCGGCTCTTCCGCCAGCAGCACCGCCGCATCCAAATCG
Proteins encoded:
- the nadC gene encoding carboxylating nicotinate-nucleotide diphosphorylase codes for the protein MQKLQLRSMLQVWLEEDLGSGDITSELLVAGQQVTAIIHAKEPGVIAGLEAAAEVFRLLDPEVQFRCLVSDGEEVQAGVLLAEISGSARALLSGERLALNLLQHLSGIATKTARWQKLLHGTKARLTDTRKTLPGLRQLQKQAVRLGGGANHRMGLFDGVLIKDNHIKIAGGVAKAVRLAKAGAPHTLKVEVEVEDLAGLDEALSAGADIIMLDNIGDAMMIEAVRLAKGRAILEASGGLSEERLAAVAATGVDFISAGALTHSVQALDISMDIGTPKSK
- the nadA gene encoding quinolinate synthase NadA; protein product: MEAIVQEIQDLKKQRQAIILAHYYQWPEVQDVADIVGDSLELAKAAARTEAEVIVLCGVHFMAESAALLAPEKTVLLPESSAGCPMADMVGEEQLVQWKEAHPQAKVVAYVNTSAVVKALSDVCCTSANAVQVVASLPKEEKVLFLPDRNLGAYVAAQTGRELELWPGWCNTHAKVRMGDLQAAKKAYPQALVLAHPECRPEVLAAADQITSTAGMIRFAENSTAEEFLIVTEEGVLHRLQQACPEKKFYLATSKLFCPNMKKTSLRSVRAALKNMKPAVAVTPAVRQPALQSLQRMLELS
- a CDS encoding U32 family peptidase — translated: MELTRQSVEILAPVGNWDVLEAAIGAGADAVYLGGKRFNMRMHRTDTNFDDEKLARAIAYAHERNVKLYVTVNNLISDREMPGMRQYLELLQKLQPDALIVQDLSILQLAKETGFTVPLHASVMMNTHNEHAVRQLQAYGLTRVVTNREMTLDQLRLLKERTGIEIEYFIHGDMCIAQSGQCIHSGVLFGQSSNRGRCLKPCRWPYQLVDAQSGDVLESGEQGPYKLALKDMCLYNHLPELIQAGVCSFKIEGRMRTADFVSNIVHLYSSAIDRYFNDPTGYYLTEKEWQEMQENRSRDLSTCYSFGNPGAAAIGYTGEREPRFFSQAVVEPGLDTPIALPKQQMAADFPHQPTLSVRVADRAAASEALENGANTLYVGGESFLPHRPWTKENLKALAQEAHTANAKVVVAAPRITLERECSEWSHLFKQAAELGLDGLMVSSIGMLRLANEHASLPIYGDLSLNLFNGVTAKWLQDNGLRQGTVSAEATCEQIWDLCQHTPLPLEMIIHGPLEAMVMDHHLPEAILGLEKADVDRSYGLLDTAGQIHPIAIDQYERNHVLFAKDLCLLPFLPALTSVGSYRIEGQHYTPALVGQITKTYRNELDELAAKKDAYALSSDAVTALSAASPRPLGIGAFRYRISR
- a CDS encoding ABC transporter substrate-binding protein, whose protein sequence is MIRIGILQLTQMLDDAVEGFQEGLQVLNVKAEFIYRNADGQPSRLPQLAAELAAADVSLIFACTTPSALAAIALPEDIPVVYTPVFDPVGAGLAASLEKPGGNATGVSGMVSAAEKITFMRRLLPNLARLGILFHAHDANAQLEMKHFRQAASAADLCCVEIPLEKAEDISSLPQLLPEDLDAIFLPIGKALEDNFASIVYYTDTLALPIVASHAPNVPAGALGALVADHRQLGKACAAKAAAILAGTPAGSIPVDIVKEPHVLLNSFAALNLGVDLAADLQAEAREIFE
- a CDS encoding aspartate aminotransferase family protein, producing MSQFIGPEEILRKKKEYMIPCVYHFFQEPMQLVRGSMQHLYDQNGKEYLDCFAGVSVVNCGHCNPDITKEICKQVETLQHTCTIYLTEPIVNLAESLAQVTPGELQKTFFCSSGTEANEGAALLATLHTNHHEFIALRQGLHGRTKLTMSLTGIGMWRTDPSPVGGIHFAPNAYCYRCPLGKRHPECNLACADEIENVIKFSTSGQVAAFFAEPIQGNGGIITPPAGYFQRVKEILDHYGILLVMDEVQTGFGRTGKWFACEHYGINPDIMTMAKALGNGTPVGAFTATAAVADSYTRPGASTLGGNPVTATASLATLRYLKEHNLPERAAKLGAYLKKGLQELQQRHPAIGDVRGLGLMLGAEIILPDGSAAGDWVDAILEDLKNKGFLIGKNGPGRNVLAFQPPLVIEERDLARLLDALDDSLAKICS
- a CDS encoding RsiV family protein is translated as MKQACFAFLLLACLSVFPATKANAFFQVVPQAFAETPKGSAFIPQLQRTQRPKLEFQINQLLLLEVQKDWEEYQLEIHRMTADGQLPLEYNQRSHFFSEYYVAYNGADLLSLTQKSYAIFDASPDLVKFHTMTLRYQNGQVLELKDLFIPQAAYRDRLEQWIRDDINRRSGSHWDFRGITNQKSFYLTPEGLVLYYEPCEISPASDGILRFVVPFDALKDILVPELALDN
- the nadB gene encoding L-aspartate oxidase encodes the protein MNRRYLRNFDTTQLDCLETPCLIVGAGVAGLWTALKLARSGCRVMLMAKGEVTDSNSHHAQGGIAAAVGADDFPELHNQDTLAAGGDLCNKTVAQLVTDQGPEAIAALAAAGVAFDANQNSWRLGREGGHRRHRIMHIDGDATGAGIVRALWQRVQKEPLIQVRTQCMALDLLVTDGRCRGVLAQAGPMGEMLTVAAGVTILATGGAGQLYRYTTNPEGATGDGVAMAYRAGVCLKDLEFMQFHPTALAVPGLPSFLISEAVRGEGAPLLDGKRDRFMLQEHALGELAPRDIVARAIYRRCKKKQDVVLDTTQVSGFSVRFPGIYAACRRLGLDPCQESLPVAPAAHYWMGGIRIDLQGKTSLPGLYACGEVACSGLHGANRLASNSLLEGIVFGGSVAAAAAWEARRPIVRAALAYRQERPALADSLIWREQISACMESHAGVEREKNSLSSGLQWFMSNAVSLDAAEPLTVEDAETCNLFTLGRLVVQAALWRKESRGCHYRLDFEEKKAVGKHQVVKWRRKGGKICKNCN